The Rhizobium tumorigenes genome window below encodes:
- the tnpB gene encoding IS66 family insertion sequence element accessory protein TnpB (TnpB, as the term is used for proteins encoded by IS66 family insertion elements, is considered an accessory protein, since TnpC, encoded by a neighboring gene, is a DDE family transposase.) — protein MIPISSSVRVWIASGHCDMRKGMQGLALIVQEGLGRDPFKGDVFVFRGKSGRLIKALWHDGIGLSLYAKRLERGRFIWPATEGGAIALTAGQMSYLLEGIDWRNPQQTWRPTSAG, from the coding sequence ATGATCCCGATCAGTTCGAGCGTGCGTGTTTGGATTGCGAGCGGCCATTGCGATATGCGCAAAGGGATGCAGGGTCTTGCTCTGATCGTGCAGGAAGGTCTGGGCCGTGATCCGTTCAAGGGGGACGTTTTTGTCTTCCGGGGGAAAAGTGGCCGGCTGATCAAGGCTCTTTGGCATGACGGAATTGGCCTTTCGCTATACGCAAAGCGGCTTGAGCGCGGCCGTTTCATTTGGCCGGCGACGGAGGGTGGAGCGATTGCGCTGACGGCTGGCCAGATGTCCTATCTGCTTGAGGGAATTGACTGGCGAAACCCGCAGCAGACATGGCGCCCGACGAGCGCGGGATAG
- the tnpA gene encoding IS66-like element accessory protein TnpA, which yields MAQAILLTGQERRRRWSPADRLEILEAAFAPGANVSEVARRFDVSTGLLYTWRRQALSVEVTDGPAFVPATVVGAAGGGDVVAATIAVDFANGTKVRIASGAPCDLAAAVMRALK from the coding sequence ATGGCACAGGCCATTTTGCTGACGGGTCAAGAACGGCGTCGTCGTTGGTCACCGGCTGATCGGCTGGAAATTCTGGAGGCAGCATTCGCGCCGGGTGCAAATGTGTCGGAGGTAGCGCGTCGTTTTGATGTTTCGACGGGGCTGCTCTACACGTGGCGCCGCCAGGCGCTGTCGGTTGAGGTGACGGATGGTCCTGCCTTCGTGCCCGCGACGGTCGTGGGTGCCGCGGGCGGTGGCGATGTCGTTGCGGCGACGATCGCTGTGGACTTTGCGAACGGTACCAAGGTGAGGATTGCGTCCGGGGCACCTTGTGATCTTGCCGCAGCAGTAATGCGAGCGCTCAAATGA
- a CDS encoding IS630 family transposase (programmed frameshift): MSRQSKDAAQVRRLSALALIYDGCSRSDAARLGNVTLQIIRDWVMRFNERGPQGLIDGKAPGQQSRLNDQQRAALVQAIERGPTPYLDGVVRWRLCDLAQWLWEEFRVSVSEQTLSREVRAMGYHKLAARPKHHAQDPQAIEDFKKGFPAAVAEIAAGAAQGKRVEIWFEDEARIGQKNKITRRRARRGTRPSAPHDQSTRSAYIFGAICPKLGKAAALVMPWCDTHAMTQHLAEIARHVDEDAHAILIMDQAGWHMSNHLVVPENITILSLPPKSPELNPVENLWHFMRENWLSNRVFKSYDEIVDHCCDAWRKLESQPWRIMSIGRREWTNGF; encoded by the exons CTGTCGCGGCAGTCGAAGGACGCAGCCCAGGTACGACGCTTGTCGGCGCTCGCATTGATCTACGACGGCTGCTCGCGGTCAGATGCAGCCCGGCTCGGCAATGTCACGCTCCAGATCATCCGGGACTGGGTCATGCGTTTCAACGAACGGGGTCCCCAGGGGCTGATCGACGGCAAGGCTCCCGGTCAGCAGTCGAGGTTGAACGATCAGCAGCGTGCGGCCTTGGTGCAGGCCATCGAGCGTGGGCCGACACCCTATCTTGACGGCGTTGTTCGCTGGCGTCTGTGCGATTTGGCTCAATGGCTTTGGGAAGAGTTCCGCGTTTCTGTGAGCGAGCAAACACTGAGCCGCGAGGTCCGAGCCATGGGTTATCACAAGCTTGCTGCAAGGCCCAAACATCACGCGCAAGACCCTCAAGCCATCGAGGATTTTAAAAAAG GTTTCCCCGCCGCAGTGGCAGAAATCGCCGCCGGAGCAGCGCAAGGAAAACGGGTAGAGATTTGGTTCGAAGACGAGGCCCGTATCGGGCAGAAGAACAAGATCACGCGCCGCCGGGCTAGGCGGGGAACGCGGCCTTCCGCGCCGCACGATCAAAGCACAAGATCGGCCTATATCTTCGGTGCCATCTGCCCGAAGCTTGGCAAGGCGGCAGCTCTCGTCATGCCGTGGTGCGACACCCACGCGATGACGCAGCACCTGGCGGAAATCGCCCGCCATGTTGACGAGGATGCGCACGCCATCCTCATCATGGATCAGGCAGGCTGGCACATGTCCAATCATCTCGTCGTGCCTGAAAACATTACCATCCTATCACTCCCGCCGAAATCGCCGGAGCTAAACCCAGTGGAAAACCTCTGGCACTTCATGCGCGAAAACTGGCTCTCGAACCGAGTCTTCAAATCATACGACGAAATTGTCGATCACTGCTGTGATGCTTGGCGAAAGCTCGAAAGCCAGCCATGGCGGATAATGTCCATCGGTCGAAGAGAATGGACGAATGGGTTTTGA
- a CDS encoding tyrosine-type recombinase/integrase, protein MKPVMSRQGLKPNILSVKLLLPFASKQGGCAIDRMTVEALTPAVVRKFLDHLEHDRRCSEATRNQRLATIHSLARYIGMRSPVHLAWCSDVRAIPFKKTAKASIGYLEKAEMDALLGQPDRRTNLGVRDHTPFLFLYNSGARADEAARLTIGSLQLGTSPLTRFGIHRIITQYAAAASKMVPSLATKRVSPHTIRHTTAVHLLRAGVDINTIRAWLGHVSLDTTNIYAEVDLEMKAKALAKVDISGLKEPPK, encoded by the coding sequence ATCAAACCTGTGATGTCGAGGCAGGGACTCAAGCCGAATATCCTATCTGTTAAACTGCTGTTGCCGTTTGCAAGCAAGCAAGGAGGTTGCGCCATTGATCGTATGACAGTTGAAGCGCTGACGCCGGCAGTTGTCCGCAAATTCCTGGACCATCTAGAACACGATCGCCGATGCAGCGAAGCAACCCGTAACCAACGGCTCGCGACCATTCATTCATTGGCGCGCTACATCGGCATGCGTTCGCCGGTCCACTTGGCTTGGTGTTCCGACGTAAGGGCAATACCGTTCAAGAAGACGGCAAAAGCCTCGATCGGCTACCTCGAAAAGGCCGAGATGGATGCGCTTCTCGGGCAACCCGACAGACGTACGAACCTTGGAGTGCGCGACCACACCCCGTTTTTATTCCTGTACAACAGCGGTGCACGCGCCGATGAGGCTGCCAGGTTGACGATCGGTAGTCTTCAGCTGGGCACGTCTCCTTTGACACGGTTCGGAATACACCGCATCATCACGCAATATGCCGCCGCGGCGAGCAAAATGGTGCCGTCCCTGGCCACAAAGCGCGTCAGCCCCCATACGATTAGGCACACGACAGCAGTCCACCTCCTGCGCGCGGGCGTCGACATCAACACAATCCGCGCCTGGTTGGGCCACGTCTCGTTGGATACCACCAACATTTACGCCGAGGTGGACCTGGAGATGAAGGCAAAAGCATTGGCCAAAGTTGATATCAGCGGCCTGAAGGAGCCCCCAAAGTAA
- a CDS encoding IS5 family transposase codes for MAWTEITRRQYARRTARYASDMTDREWELVAPFLPMPRRLGRPRTTDLREVVNALLYIATTGCQWRMLPKDFPPCSTVQRYFYEWRALGLWTRINHHLVMEARELEGREASPTAGVIDSQSVKTTESGGIRGYDAGKKTKGRKRHIIVDTLGLMVGLMVHSADIQDRDGAPDLLKSIRHRWPWLLHVFADGGYAGDKLKRRLKKIGRWTVEIIKRSDKAKGFEVLPRRWVVERTFAWLGRCRRLAKDVEKSIASSEAWIMIAHIRLITRRLARYRYH; via the coding sequence GCAAGTGACATGACGGATCGGGAATGGGAACTGGTTGCGCCTTTTTTGCCGATGCCCCGCCGCTTGGGTCGACCTCGCACCACTGATTTGCGCGAGGTCGTAAATGCTCTGCTTTACATCGCCACCACCGGTTGCCAGTGGCGGATGCTGCCGAAGGATTTTCCGCCCTGTTCAACGGTCCAGCGCTATTTTTATGAATGGCGGGCACTGGGACTTTGGACACGCATCAACCATCATCTCGTGATGGAGGCACGCGAGTTGGAGGGCAGAGAGGCAAGTCCGACGGCTGGTGTGATCGATAGTCAGAGCGTGAAAACTACGGAAAGCGGTGGCATACGAGGCTATGATGCAGGTAAGAAGACGAAAGGGAGAAAGCGCCATATCATCGTCGATACGCTTGGCCTGATGGTCGGTCTCATGGTGCACAGCGCCGACATCCAGGATCGCGATGGTGCTCCTGATCTTCTGAAATCCATCCGCCACAGGTGGCCATGGTTGCTGCATGTCTTCGCTGATGGCGGCTATGCAGGCGATAAGTTGAAGCGGCGATTGAAGAAGATCGGACGCTGGACGGTCGAGATCATCAAGCGCTCGGACAAAGCGAAAGGCTTTGAAGTTCTGCCACGACGCTGGGTCGTCGAGCGGACCTTCGCGTGGCTTGGCAGATGCCGCAGGCTAGCAAAGGACGTCGAAAAATCCATCGCCTCCTCAGAGGCATGGATTATGATCGCCCACATTCGCCTGATAACCCGGCGGCTCGCAAGGTATCGATATCATTGA